DNA sequence from the Mauremys mutica isolate MM-2020 ecotype Southern chromosome 9, ASM2049712v1, whole genome shotgun sequence genome:
aggatgagctctaccctgacatctggtggtgaatggtggcaagtgtggaaaagaacttcaggggctggtcttgtttgcataggcacacccaccctacCTAGTATGAGCTCTcagctgcccaaatggtcactttggctgctgtgggatctccagtttctctgttattggggcaggaagaataaagttttgttaccctgattatgtgaatcaaggccagtggaactgttttatgacagagggattcaccatcaactaagttgcacttgctagacaagggacatgggttccaaaacttagtgaattgagagaggttgggggaaCAGGTATTTGTATTTGATGGTATTCTGGGCTTGAAACACCAAGTGCACTGTCTCCTCTCTCTACTGTTGAgtaacagagctaattttgattccattaaggGTCTCattacaggctgctgtgctgaattcactttAGACCAATTGTGCACTAGCACTGAGGCTCCTCTACtataagctgaaatcactaaagtaCTAAGattgctgggtgctgagctcactgagtgctgtgttgactagtgggggagcctgaagatatattgctaagcagctggcagagccaagcagtttgtgggatggttggagcggcccatggGACAgcgagcggagcagtttgtgggctGGTTGGAGTGGCCTGTGGGATGGTGAGTAGAGCGGAGCGGAGCAGACGGCCCATGGGACAGCGAGCAGAgcggagctcagctgagcagtttgcgggccGGTTGGAGTGGCCCATGGACTgtgagcggagcagtttgtgggacagcgGGAGCGGctcacaggatggctggtggagtggagcggctcgtggtgaaggctgcagcagaacccgtCAGAGAGGTGAGGCAGTCAGCcttggaccatgtaaggtgccccttaacactgcCCGTTCCCCCCACCACCATTTCCACCCAGCTGGGGGTGtagaactctgcagataaacttttgaactctggggctgcactgaccaggaacagagacttttgggttgttggacgtttggggggatttttgggttgctggactcaagggacTCTTGGGGTGTTAGAGTTTGGACttttggggtgatcttttgggtggttggacttaagaccctgaagGTCTGCCAAACtagcttgggggtgggtcttttgctcatggtttgtgttatgaatcctgtctgtggtgtttccccaacataatgctgcagtgtttccctcctttattaaaaggattttgctacactcagactccattcttgcgagaggggaagtattgcctcctagaggcacccagGGAGTGGTATGtatttgtcccaggtcactgggtgggggctcgagccggttttgcattgcattattgaaatggaaccttTAGATACGGAACCCAGCCCTtattgctgccaactcagacaagcagaagggttacacatacaaataggatgaatatattcagtagattataacctttgtaatagcagcaaagaatcctgtggcaccttatagactaacagacgttttgcagcatgagctttcgtgggtgaatacccacttcttcggatgcaagacttcggatgcatccgaagaagtgggtattcacccacgaaagctcatgctgcaaaacgtctgttagtctataaggtgccacaggattctttgctgcttctacagaaccagactaacacggctacccctctgatacttgacaacctttgtaatgataccttacaagagatcttttgcataaagcatattccagttacatcatattcacattcataaagcatatggatgGCAACatcacaccctcctcctgaacTTACTGCTGGAGTCTTGGACACTGTCCATTGCAGAGGTACTTCATTTAAAATCCCTGTCTATCTTTGGTTACACACCTTCCCAGTACATTTAAACCCTCCAATGTCATTCATAGGTGTTCTATCAAAGTTTTGGGTTCTTGGTCTCTGGGTGCCTGAAAATATGTTGGGGTGTAGTATTGCTAACAGAATGCAGATAGCAATATCTGTTAAAGTGTAGttgtcttggcatttagccatcaATGCCATGAGgcagcgtgcctcagtttcctcttccaCACAGCAGTGTAGGCCTGTTATGCTTTTGCAGCTGTGACAAGCTCTAAGCCTGTTTACTGGTATTAGTTGAGAGGCATCATGTTTGTGGTACTGTCTTGTTACCATTCCTAGCATGTACAAAAGTTTTTCCCCAAAATTAGGTattgtgataaagttcctcctctaccttagcgggtcctgtgcttattggtggattttgctagcctcagagatatTCCTGTGTTGAatcaggagttgagaggttttggggggaacccgggcccaccctctactctgggttccagcccagggccctgtggactgcagctgtctagggtgccttctggaacagctactattccctgggctacttccatggcctcctcccaacaccttctttttcctcaccacaggaccttcctcctgatgtctgttaacacttgtactcctcagtcctccagcagcacatcctctcactcccagccccTTATGCACCCCTCACTAATTGGAGTGAAAGCCTTTTtataccacaggactctttgctgtttttataccaggtgtcctgattatccttaaattaattctagtaacttcccaattggctacatgtgtcctaattagcctgcctaccctaattagttctagaaagttcctgagtgttctggaatagtccctgttatcttacccagagaaaagggacctgcttaacctggagctaatgtatctaccttcgaccactctcttgtagccatctggcctgaccctgttaCAGTATGTTACACATTTTCACAGGGTTTGTCCATAGCATCAGTTCCATTGTCTTGACCCATAGATGAAGTAGCAAAAGACGCAAGATAAACAGCCAGTTTATGACAAACAGACTTTGTTCACACAGTTTGGCTTGTTCAGCGTCTATTCCATTTCCCAATCCCTCTGTGTGCCATGGTAGGTGTTCAGATACAGATACTCCTATCTCTTTGGAGAAGGCTCTTAATTCAGGTATGTGTTTGGGGTCCTGGCAAGGAAAGGGTGTACTGCAACCATGCCTGCACTCGGCTCCTTCCTATGGAATCTCTTTGTGTTGGGCCCCACCCACTTGTGAAGCTTACCAAATGCAAAGTTTTTCATTCTCCTGCCTTGAAGAGACAGTTTTGTCTCTTACAAGAATAGCAGGAACAACATCTTTCAGTGGAGTGCTTTGGATTGGTAAGATCCCCTCAGTCACCCCACTCTCTGTTTCCAAAAGGTCAGCTGGGAGGACTCTCCCCTCCAGGAGATTTGACTCCCAGTTTTCCCTTAAAGCCTGACCCACAGGTGAGGGGTCTGGCATTTCAGATGCAGATCCTTCACCCTCCTCCTGGGGAAAACCCTTCCTACAAAAGGTGGGCAGACCCTCCCCTTCCATCTGGActtctctctctggctccccCCTGAGGCAGATACCCCTGTGTCCTccaaaagggaaggtgaccctgATCCAGCTGTGGGGCTCATAGCTACCAGCTATGACAGACCCTTCACTGGCCagcaaacccccaccccccaccctttcACTCATGTTgggcttgcttccagctacagagCCCTTGGGGTCTGCTCCCACTGCAGCGGTCATCAGGACCCCAACTTCTATCTCTGGGATACATGTTTCTGTGCACCCCAGAGCAGGAACTGTCCCCTGCTGACCTGCAACTTCCTGGCATTCAGCAGCTGGGAAGGCCTCCCTGTTACAAGGTGGAACATCCCCCTCACCCAGGGAGATGATCATAGGGCAGGAGCTGACTCTATCCAGCCTttcctgcagggacctgccttgaGCCCCGGGGCTACACAGCCCATTTTCCACTGCTACCAAGGAATTAAAGAGACACTCCCCTATTTCCTCAGCAGCACATGTGACTTCACCCTCCCCTCTGGGGATTTCAGCACAGGATTCCTTCTTGCTGCTAACAAACCCTGGGATAGATTCTgccacattaaaaaaatcattccccattagaaacggtgcaaaattgtgtgccactGCTGCAACAGTCAGTTCAGCCTCCAAATCACCAGTTTCCATGTATACCTGAGCTAAAGGTGCAAGGACTTTGTAACCTTCCACCAATTCTAATTCTGCCGTTTTTCCTGGTAACAAATCCTTCTCTTGGATCAGGTCCCTCTTGATCACACAGATCTCTGCACCAGTATCCCTCCAACCTTGTAGCACTTTGTCATTGAGCTTAGCAGTATGCGTATGCTCACTGCTTGGTTGTATAGAAGCAACCTTTACAAATCCTGTGTGGTAAGAGGCTGTAGCCTGGGATATCCCTGtgctctgagaagcagcagcttcatGTGTTACCTGGTGCCTGTTCCCACTCAGCCAAggacatttattcctcaggtgctcagtggaCTTACAATGATCGCACCTTTTGGGCTCCTCTGCTTGTACAGGAGACTTTGGACGAGTAATAGGGGAATGGGGAGGTGAACACCCAGACTCCTTTTTCCCAGGGGTAAAACAGTGATTGTGTTTTCCACCAACTCTGTACCCCTCTGCCAGTGGTTTATGTTTAATTGCAGCTTGTGATTGCTCAAAAGAGTCTGAAACCCCAGCTAATTCACCCACTGAATCCACCTTTTTGTCCCACAaacactgttttacatcatcactgcacatattcaggaacTGTTCCTGAGTAACCAAATCACACATTTCTTCCAAGCTTATGATGTCTTTTCCCCTCACCGACTTGTCTAACAAATCCCTCATTTCATTcacataagccacattactcaattcagatcccctcttaagactcctgaattttactctgtaggtttcaggtgtaatctgGAACTGTTTCAAAAGcagttccttaaatttaccatagtttgaagcatcatcaataggcatcttactgaatatgtccagagctctTCCAGTCAATTTTGCAACCAAAGTGGTCATCTTTTGATCTTCAGGAATTGCATGGAGAGTGtacagtctctcaaaggtgatgaaatattcagcaatatcactggattcatcatactgtggtcttccactccattacagccagttcatgctttTGCATCACAATCTGGGCCTCAATTtttttgtcatagaatcatagattattagggttggaagggacctcaggagatcatctagtccaaccccctgcttaaagcaggaccaatccccaaatccctaaatggccccctcaaggattaaactcacaatcctgggtttagcaggccaatgctcaaaccactgagctatcccccccagtCTTTTAACTCCAGAGctagctgcctctctctttccttctcctcctgagcATCTTGCTGTTCTAGCCTCTGGGCTTCAAGCTCTTTGTCTTTTAGCTCCATGGCTCTTTTGTGAGCCGCCTTCTGTGCTTTAATTTGAGCCTCCTTCTGGGCCTCCATGGTTTACCTGGCCGCAGCTGCTTCTTTGAGCTTCATTGCTGCCTGCCATATTTGAAACTCGtggtcctttgccttctcttctgcttccagtctggccagctcttgttttgtagctgcctcactggtagtcattttcctgctttcctgctcacctgaaataaacaaacagaaaataataaaccagtaaccactttgtctgttctctggccactacactta
Encoded proteins:
- the LOC123377543 gene encoding uncharacterized protein LOC123377543, with translation MTTLVAKLTGRALDIFSKMPIDDASNYGKFKELLLKQFQITPETYRVKFRSLKRGSELSNVAYVNEMRDLLDKSVRGKDIISLEEMCDLVTQEQFLNMCSDDVKQCLWDKKVDSVGELAGVSDSFEQSQAAIKHKPLAEGYRVGGKHNHCFTPGKKESGCSPPHSPITRPKSPVQAEEPKRCDHCKSTEHLRNKCPWLSGNRHQVTHEAAASQSTGISQATASYHTGFVKVASIQPSSEHTHTAKLNDKVLQGWRDTGAEICVIKRDLIQEKDLLPGKTAELELVEGYKVLAPLAQVYMETGDLEAELTVAAVAHNFAPFLMGNDFFNVAESIPGFVSSKKESCAEIPRGEGEVTCAAEEIGECLFNSLVAVENGLCSPGAQGRSLQERLDRVSSCPMIISLGEGDVPPCNREAFPAAECQEVAGQQGTVPALGCTETCIPEIEVGVLMTAAVGADPKGSVAGSKPNMSERMLLECLALQADRSQLSDIYVKRQFLR